The Medicago truncatula cultivar Jemalong A17 chromosome 7, MtrunA17r5.0-ANR, whole genome shotgun sequence genome includes the window TGCACCTCCCCTAAATGGATTGGCACCACCGTCTTTGATAGTACTTCTTCATCGAAGCTATCACTTGGTTCATCTTCTTCTActgcttcattttcttcttccattttgaATTCAAAGAGTGTTGGTCTCAAGAGCTTAAGCTTGAGGAAGAGTGGGAGTTTCAGTGTAAGATCAAGCTTGGAAACTACGGGCCCCACCGTGACTGTCGGACAAGTTACTGAAGTTAATAAGGACACGTTTTGGCCCATCGTTAATGCCGCCGGTGATAAAACCGTCGTGCTCGACATGTACACTCAAtggtatattttatttcattacttatataattaataattaatttatatttattatcatattatatgatcaaaaaaagaattattctTTACCTTGTTTCATACAGCTAGAGCTAGCTTTAGGTAGTTCTAAAAGTACAACTAAGATGCTAATATACTCTAAGGTAGATTCGATATGCTGAGATGTGAATTCCAACTTGCATTTTCTCATTTATGTGTACGAGTGAGTTTCGTTGTTAGATAATGATTAACGTCGCCACGTTGGGTACAAGTTCTTCACATAAGTTTTGACCAATCAATTAGAGAATGAGGGTCGAAGGTATCCAAAATGGTTTATGATGATAAGTTATCTCAAAGAGTTTATGAAACTAAGTTGAGTCTTGcacaagtgtttatgtcatAAATTAAGTCTAAATAAGCTCTTTCAAGCGTTCTCTAAATATGTTTTATGGAGTTTGAATGTGTTTTAGCAAGTAATATGATTTGGTAAACTATAATTGGACATCATGCAAATCTTGTTAACACTTGTGTATGTATACCAAAACTCTTTACTTTATGACTTCCCCT containing:
- the LOC11427442 gene encoding thioredoxin F-type, chloroplastic — its product is MPTPMALNLCTSPKWIGTTVFDSTSSSKLSLGSSSSTASFSSSILNSKSVGLKSLSLRKSGSFSVRSSLETTGPTVTVGQVTEVNKDTFWPIVNAAGDKTVVLDMYTQWCGPCKVIAPKYKELAEKYLDVVFLKLDCNQDNKPLAKELGIKVVPTFKILKDSKIVKEVTGAKYDDLVFAIDTVRSS